Part of the uncultured Cohaesibacter sp. genome is shown below.
AAACCTGTCAAAATCGGCTTATTACATGTTGAATGTCACTGAGAACTGACCCGGTATTTTCACCGAGAACTGACCCACAGTTTCGTTATTTATCAGCGACTATGCGGAGGTCAATGTTTTCGTTTCCTTTCGTGTTTTCTGAGCTTGTTTTGAGCTTGCCTTGAATCGATAGCTGTCGTTGCCTGTTTCGAGGATGTGACATCGATGAGTAAGGCGATCAAGCAATGCGGTTGTCATTTTCGCATCTCCAAAAACCTGAGCCCATTCACTGAAGCTCAAGTTTGTAGTGATGATCACACTGGTGCGTTCATAGAGTTTGCTTAGTAGATGGAATAGCAGGGCTCCCCCTGAGGGGCTGAATGGCAGGTAACCGAGTTCATCCAGGATGACCAAGTCGGTCTTTGTGAGCATCTCGGCCAATTTTCCAGCCTTGCCCATGGCCTTTTCCTGTTCCAGTGCGTTGACGAGTTCGACAGTTGAGTAGAAACGCACTTTGCGTCTGTGATGCTCGATGGCGGAGAGGTTGGATAACGTACAAAGTCTTTCGCACTTTTGATTTTCATGACGGCTTCCTTCAGGATGCATGAAGGGAGATTTGAGGATGGCAGAAGATAGGGACGAGCGAGTGATGGACAACGTCATTCGGATAGATGAAGGCCGTATCCGGGATCATCTGGGCGAGATGGTCAGGGGCACAGTTGAGGAAGCGCTGAACGCGATGCTTGACGCTGAAGCTGACCGTCTTTGCGGAGCCAGCCGGTACGAACGCAATGAAGGTCGCCAGGATACACGGGCCGGCAGCTATGAGCGATCACTTCACACCAAGGCTGGCGAAGTGAAGCTGAAGATGCCGAAGCTGCGTCGCCAGACCTTCGAGACAGCCATTATCGAGCGCTATCAGCGCCGGGAAAGCAGTGTCGAAGAGGCCTTGATCGAGATGTATCTGGCAGGCGTTTCCGTTCGCAGAGTTGAAGATATCACCGAGGCCTTGTGGGGCACCCGGGTATCGCCAGGCACGGTTTCGAACCTGAACAAGAAGATCTACGCCAAGATCGAGGAATGGCGCCAGCGGCCCATTGAGGGAGAACATCCCTATCTTCACCTGGACGGGATCGTGATGAAGCGGACATGGGCAGGCGAGGTTCGCAATGTTTCGCTGCTGGTGGCCAGTGCGGTCAACAGGGAAGGCTATCGGGAGATATTGGGCATCTGTGAGGGTGCCAAGGAAGACAAGTCCGGCTGGTCCTCATTCCTGCGGCATCTGGTCGACCGTGGCCTGAAGGGTGTACGGCTGGTCATCTCGGATGCCTGTCGGGGGCTTGTCGAGAGTATCGCAGATTATCTTCCTGATGCCCGCTGGCAGCGCTGCATGGTGCATTTCTATCGCAATGTCTTCAGCCACGTGCCTTCAGACAAGATGCGGGAAGTGACGCACATGCTCAAGGCCATTCATGCGCAGGAAAGCCGCAAGGCAGCCCAGGAGAAGGCGGATGCGGTCGTCGCAGAGCTTCGCGCAAAGCGCATGGTCCGGGCTGCAGAATTGATCGAGGAAGGCATCGGGGAGACACTCACCTACTATGCCTTCCCGGACAGTCACTGGCAAAAGATCCGCACCAACAATCCGCTCGAGCGGATCATGAAGGAGATCCGGCGCCGCACGCGCGTTGTCGGGGCATTTCCTGACGGGCAGTCATGCCTGAACCTGGCCGCGGCCAGGCTCAGGCATATAGCGGCCAGCAAGTGGTCAACACGAAAATACATGAATATGGAACCGCTCTTCGCAGAGCAAAATCAAACCGAGGGAGCCGTGGCCTGAAACAAAAGTGCGAAAAATCTTTGACACTACCAGAGGTTGATCAATAGCAGTCGCTCAACCAATGTTCGTTGAACTTCTGGTTTTAGCACTCCATCAGCTGCTCTCGCACTCGAGACGCAAATCGCACACTTTTGGGAAACTACAGCTTTGCCCGCCTATCCGTCAGTTCGCCACGGAAATTGCTGCAGTTCGAATGAATGACTGGAATGAAGAAGCTGCTCGGAGGCATTTCCCTAGCAGAGAACGTGGGCAATGGGCCGCGAATGCGAAACATGGTCCTGAATGAATGTTTCCACCTGGCAGAAGCTTCGCGCCTTTGCCTACCTCGCCGACGTTATTGGAGGCTTCGACATTTCTAATAATATCAAGCTGTCAAATCAATAAAAGACCGCCGCTTGAAAAGCCTCAAACGCCAGAATTGGCAACAGCTTAAATGAAAGCTTTGGTAATGGCCCCATCAAAGTGTGATGGAATCAAATTCCCTGTCTGGAGACGCATAAAGAAACCCGACTTCAAGCTCATACGCCAAATTTGTAAGGCTTTTCAGAGAACTAGGCGTCATTTCCTATAACGGTGAATGTCATCAGAACCAGAGTACAATTACTGCGACATTTTGCAAAAATCCCAAATAGTGGGAATATAAAATCATATATTGACATTTTTTCTTGTTCATAGCATTCTGGCCTCAACAAAATCACAAGCCGGGCAACCAATAACGACCCGGTATCCAGAGAGCCAAGTATATGACCATCCGTATGATCTCGTCCAAGAGCGATCTTGAGGCGGCGTGTGGCGATGAATTCCTGTCTCGCCTGACCTATCCTGCCATTTTCCGTGGTGCGCCCTTGAGTGTGACACCCGTTGTACTTGTGCGTGGAACAGAAAAGACCGTGGTAATCAACGATGCGGATTCCGATGCGTCAGAGACTCTCGATCATTCGTTTTCAGTCGTCAGATATGGACGCTATTTCAGCTGGGACGAAAACCCGGCTCCGATAAAAGATTTTGCTACAGCCGTCCGGGACGTCTGTGGTGATGAAAGCCTGACTTGCAGCCTGGATCTGCCAATGGCCCGTTATGAAGCCCTTGCAGCCAAGGGGCCGCTGGCCTTGGCAGATCCACTTTTTTTCAAGCCCCGCAAACTGTACCGCAAGCTGTCATCCGAGATTGAAGCTCAATGGAGCCAGTCTCGCGATGATGATGTCCATGCCGTCGAATCCTATGCAAAAACATTTCCCGATGCCGACCTGCTCATTGCATTCATGAAACGGCCGATGGTCGGCTTCGAGCCTCTCCGCAAGCTTTGCCGCACGTCCGGCATTGATGCGTTGCTGGTGACAGCTCCGCATGAGGTGGAACTCTTCTCCGGCCTTCCGTCAAAGCTCAACGAGCAGCTCGGTGTCTGGGCCGTGTTCTTTCCCGGTGACAAGGAGATCCTGCTGGCATCCGAGCAGCCTCTCGTCCGGGGCGATTTTCATCCTGTTGACGGCGAAGCAAGCCTTGGAGGTTTGCTGAAAGAGGCCGGAACGGTTGCGGCCCAGAAAAATGACATGGGCGCTGGCGACTGGCTCTGCCTTGACGGCATGGGGGTAGCGCTTGTTGCAGGGGATGAAGTGCTGAGGCGGTTTCAGGATTGTCGGGCAGGCTCGGACCTTGTCTATTTCTTTGTTGCGGCCAATGCCATGATGGAGGGCCTGCATGCCGCAAAGACCTTCTTTGAGCGGGCAAATGGCGCCCCGCTTACCGAGCGGGATCTGGTGGCCGCCCATCACGCTGCTGTCCGGCGCTTCCTTGACAGGCTGGGGTTTGACGGTCGTGCATCTCGCTACTTCGATATCTGCTCATCCGGTGCCCGTACACATCTGCCAGCCACTGCCAGTGATGCGCCTGTTTCGGCCAAAGACCGCACCATCAAATTCGATATGGGCATTGTCGTGCATGACGCGGCAGGATGCGCACGCGGTGTTTCCGATATTGCTCGCACCATTTGCAATGACCCCGCTCTTGCCGAGCTGCATGATGAAATGCGGGCGGCGCTGGTTGACAAGCTGGTCCCGGCCATTCGCCCGGGGATGACAGGTGCCGCGGTTCACGCGATCGGGGTAGATTGTCTGCGTCCGCTGGAAGCCAAATTCAGGGCGCTGGGCCTTTTGCCCGAAGGTGCCTCGGTCGATGGCTACACCCGCGACTGCGGCCATACCATTCAGCGCCAGACCATTTCCTCGGTCTATTTCAGCCCCAACAACCTCAACGTGGTCGAAGAAGGCATGATCGGCTGTGTCGAATATGTCTGGCCTATCGGTGATGTGCTGCTGGCCATGGAAGATGGTTATCTTGTCGGCGCTGATCGCTCCATTGCTTTCACCAGGGAAATTGCCAAATGAGTTGCGGCGAGGTGTCATTTGCGGCCAATGAAGAGCTGCGCCAATTGGTCCGGGATCTGGTCTCAATTCGGAGCTATTCCGGGCAGGAGCAGGACGTTCAGGCTTTCATCGAAGACTGGTTTGCACGGCAGGGCATTGCGAGCCGACGGCAGCAGGCCGACGACGGGCTTGTCAACATCCTTGCCGAAGTTGATGGAGCGCCCGGCGGGCCGACCCTCTGGATCGGGGGGCACTGCGACACGGTTGGTGTGTCCGATGGCTGGGGGTCTGATCCTCATCAGCCGCACGAAGCAGACGGACGCCTTTATGGTCGGGGCGTGATGGATATGAAGGGAGGGCTCGCTACGGCGATGATCCTCTTGCGCAATCTTCATCAGAGCCGGGAAAATTGGGCGGGCAGGGTGCTGTTTGCCTCACTTGCCGATGAAGAAGCCCGCTCGCGCGGGATGGAAGCCCATGCTGTCCATCTGGGTGCCGTGGATGGCGCGATCATGTGTGAGCCGCATTTTGACGATGTGGTCATTGGTGCCATGGGCAAGGTCAATTTGATCGTTGATGTGGAAGGCAAGGCAGCACATGCTTCTCTGCCCCATGAAGGCATCAACGCCATTTGCGAAGCAGGCCGGCTGCTGGCTCTGATTGCCGATCTCGAGCGTGCGGTTTCGCCAGATTTTGGCCCATCAAGTCACTGCGTCATTGGTATTGAGGCAGGAGACGGCAGCTATTCGATCAGTGTGCCTGACCATTGCTGCTTGATGATCAACTGGCAGTTTCCAGCCTCGGAAACCGTCGAAGACGGGATAGCTCTGATCATGTCGCTGGCGGACAGCCTCAATTCTCCGGCACGCTTCCGCGTGACGGCTAGGCCTCCTGCTTACGACAGCTATCTGATCGACAGGGACCATCCGTTCCTTCGGGCCTTTGCCAGAAGCTACGAGACGATCCTTGGTCATGCGCCAGAGTTGCGCATCGGCAAGGGGGTGTCGGACGGCAACATCCTTGCCGGGCGCCTCAATGTGCCAACGCTTTTGTTCGGCCCGAAAGGCGGCAACATGCATGGGGCGGATGAATATCTGACCCTGTCTTCGCTGGAAGCCTCTTATGCCGTGATCGAGCGCTTTGCGGCAGATTTTCTACAAGACCAAAAACAAGGAACAAGGCGATGACACTGCATTTTCCGAAAGCGGAGCTGTCCAAGGTGATGGCGCATGTGGAGCACATGCGGCTCAATTATCCCGATCGTAAAAGCGGGACGGGACCAGATCTTG
Proteins encoded:
- a CDS encoding IS256 family transposase — encoded protein: MMDNVIRIDEGRIRDHLGEMVRGTVEEALNAMLDAEADRLCGASRYERNEGRQDTRAGSYERSLHTKAGEVKLKMPKLRRQTFETAIIERYQRRESSVEEALIEMYLAGVSVRRVEDITEALWGTRVSPGTVSNLNKKIYAKIEEWRQRPIEGEHPYLHLDGIVMKRTWAGEVRNVSLLVASAVNREGYREILGICEGAKEDKSGWSSFLRHLVDRGLKGVRLVISDACRGLVESIADYLPDARWQRCMVHFYRNVFSHVPSDKMREVTHMLKAIHAQESRKAAQEKADAVVAELRAKRMVRAAELIEEGIGETLTYYAFPDSHWQKIRTNNPLERIMKEIRRRTRVVGAFPDGQSCLNLAAARLRHIAASKWSTRKYMNMEPLFAEQNQTEGAVA
- a CDS encoding M24 family metallopeptidase → MTIRMISSKSDLEAACGDEFLSRLTYPAIFRGAPLSVTPVVLVRGTEKTVVINDADSDASETLDHSFSVVRYGRYFSWDENPAPIKDFATAVRDVCGDESLTCSLDLPMARYEALAAKGPLALADPLFFKPRKLYRKLSSEIEAQWSQSRDDDVHAVESYAKTFPDADLLIAFMKRPMVGFEPLRKLCRTSGIDALLVTAPHEVELFSGLPSKLNEQLGVWAVFFPGDKEILLASEQPLVRGDFHPVDGEASLGGLLKEAGTVAAQKNDMGAGDWLCLDGMGVALVAGDEVLRRFQDCRAGSDLVYFFVAANAMMEGLHAAKTFFERANGAPLTERDLVAAHHAAVRRFLDRLGFDGRASRYFDICSSGARTHLPATASDAPVSAKDRTIKFDMGIVVHDAAGCARGVSDIARTICNDPALAELHDEMRAALVDKLVPAIRPGMTGAAVHAIGVDCLRPLEAKFRALGLLPEGASVDGYTRDCGHTIQRQTISSVYFSPNNLNVVEEGMIGCVEYVWPIGDVLLAMEDGYLVGADRSIAFTREIAK
- a CDS encoding M20/M25/M40 family metallo-hydrolase — protein: MSCGEVSFAANEELRQLVRDLVSIRSYSGQEQDVQAFIEDWFARQGIASRRQQADDGLVNILAEVDGAPGGPTLWIGGHCDTVGVSDGWGSDPHQPHEADGRLYGRGVMDMKGGLATAMILLRNLHQSRENWAGRVLFASLADEEARSRGMEAHAVHLGAVDGAIMCEPHFDDVVIGAMGKVNLIVDVEGKAAHASLPHEGINAICEAGRLLALIADLERAVSPDFGPSSHCVIGIEAGDGSYSISVPDHCCLMINWQFPASETVEDGIALIMSLADSLNSPARFRVTARPPAYDSYLIDRDHPFLRAFARSYETILGHAPELRIGKGVSDGNILAGRLNVPTLLFGPKGGNMHGADEYLTLSSLEASYAVIERFAADFLQDQKQGTRR